One region of Rubripirellula tenax genomic DNA includes:
- a CDS encoding McrB family protein produces MNSDELSAKALTQISATGLEFDAPPLGEKLKRNAGKVMKEIPLQRLQAGGEPLNQQRGSRYQWGEGIILNRNSRVGGGFWTNMPPSQLEDLRQVTADHPAIFLFCYYEITDGKLHVWAIPDEVAFRSLATVQENQSGVKTVFIDLRTQRFSYASDAPDLTSYYREINLSDAEIEALAASVKQDAAAKELAVSQSDDEEDSLDDESLDSERYNQQTVDYLLELPEHTTDGEWHVANKERFELVLRDPTNHLLEALREDCISRLDPAVAGTTHNVSKLKKNDFGRGGYNDHYWAAFFDPNAKSKIKSCQLFFRMLGNQRHFNYGFAFGNDCDVYIANLHAAIAGNRPAVQEYLLSAPDGTVVGLDASDDRLPIDVRVFAAQIGEADSESGQPTISPSAPISIIRQFALEELPRLAETLANDIGEFFRWAWPFFDAARTGVWSTGSRGRVVIDEDESEIEVDEDAPRTLQQLSELSALSINRLQEIEDALLTKQQVILTGPPGTSKTYIAQLFARYFAADRETNSQGDHTTLYMHANWAYEDFFEGIKPFTADGVLKFEPKLGCFLEWIESLRSFRPNARHVLVMDEINRCDTAAVLGELLQLLEYRGRAVRLLSGRMFRFPSNVYIIGTMNSADRSIGRMDLALRRRFLWLDLVPDYDILRTWLKRPGNNPARFSCDALRSCNQLLQDRGIAPEQQVGHALFMVQTFGNETQASEDKPLIPQALKRIVRFSVLPYVKELCVMQFGRVDASLVSQIEQVLLECLTENPDQPAITDPLSEPDA; encoded by the coding sequence ATGAACTCTGACGAACTATCTGCCAAAGCATTGACGCAAATATCAGCTACCGGTCTTGAATTCGACGCGCCACCACTCGGCGAGAAGCTGAAACGGAATGCCGGCAAAGTAATGAAGGAAATTCCCCTTCAGCGCTTGCAGGCGGGAGGAGAGCCTCTCAATCAGCAACGTGGTTCGCGATATCAGTGGGGCGAAGGAATCATCCTGAATCGTAACTCACGCGTTGGAGGCGGGTTCTGGACAAACATGCCGCCCTCACAACTTGAAGACTTGCGTCAGGTAACCGCCGACCATCCCGCGATCTTTCTTTTCTGTTACTACGAGATCACTGACGGCAAATTACATGTTTGGGCGATTCCGGACGAAGTTGCGTTTCGGAGCCTTGCGACCGTTCAAGAGAATCAATCTGGCGTGAAGACGGTCTTCATTGATCTTCGTACTCAGCGATTCAGTTACGCCAGTGACGCTCCGGACCTGACGTCCTACTACCGTGAAATCAATCTTTCTGATGCGGAGATTGAGGCTTTGGCGGCGAGCGTCAAGCAAGATGCTGCGGCGAAGGAGTTAGCCGTAAGTCAAAGCGACGATGAAGAAGACAGTCTGGACGATGAATCATTGGACTCGGAACGATACAACCAGCAAACCGTGGATTACTTGCTTGAGCTACCAGAACATACGACGGACGGCGAATGGCACGTTGCAAACAAGGAGCGTTTTGAACTAGTTTTGAGAGATCCAACAAATCATCTTCTTGAAGCCCTACGAGAAGATTGCATTTCCAGACTTGATCCAGCAGTGGCTGGCACTACCCACAATGTGTCAAAGCTAAAGAAGAATGACTTCGGCCGGGGAGGCTACAACGATCACTATTGGGCAGCTTTCTTTGACCCGAACGCGAAATCGAAGATCAAGAGTTGCCAGCTGTTCTTTCGGATGCTTGGGAATCAGCGTCATTTCAACTATGGCTTCGCATTCGGCAACGACTGTGACGTATACATTGCTAACCTGCACGCCGCGATTGCGGGGAATAGGCCTGCGGTCCAAGAATACTTGTTGAGCGCCCCGGACGGCACCGTGGTCGGGCTTGATGCGTCTGACGATAGGCTACCGATCGACGTCCGGGTTTTTGCGGCTCAGATTGGGGAGGCCGATAGCGAGTCTGGTCAGCCAACCATTTCGCCCTCGGCACCGATCAGCATCATTCGTCAATTTGCGCTGGAAGAGCTTCCTCGGCTCGCGGAAACATTGGCCAACGATATCGGCGAGTTTTTCCGTTGGGCCTGGCCTTTCTTCGATGCAGCGAGAACAGGAGTTTGGAGCACAGGAAGTCGAGGCCGGGTCGTGATCGACGAAGACGAATCTGAAATCGAAGTCGATGAAGACGCTCCGAGAACCCTTCAACAACTAAGTGAACTCTCCGCGTTGTCAATCAACCGGCTGCAAGAGATTGAAGATGCATTGCTGACCAAACAGCAAGTAATTCTCACCGGACCTCCAGGTACAAGCAAAACCTACATTGCACAGTTGTTCGCGCGATATTTCGCAGCCGATCGAGAAACGAATTCACAAGGTGACCACACGACTCTCTACATGCATGCAAACTGGGCGTACGAGGATTTTTTCGAGGGCATCAAACCGTTCACCGCAGACGGCGTTTTGAAGTTCGAGCCGAAGCTGGGTTGTTTCTTGGAATGGATCGAATCGTTAAGGAGCTTCCGTCCGAACGCGAGGCACGTGCTTGTCATGGATGAAATCAATCGTTGCGACACGGCGGCAGTGCTCGGCGAATTGCTGCAACTGCTTGAATACCGCGGTCGTGCGGTGCGTTTGCTTTCCGGGCGCATGTTTCGTTTTCCCAGCAACGTTTACATCATCGGTACGATGAACAGTGCCGATCGTTCGATTGGACGCATGGACCTTGCCCTTCGTCGGCGCTTTCTGTGGCTCGATCTTGTTCCTGACTACGACATCTTGCGCACATGGCTGAAGAGACCGGGCAATAACCCCGCAAGATTTTCTTGCGACGCTCTCAGGTCGTGCAATCAGTTGCTCCAAGATCGCGGTATCGCGCCCGAACAACAGGTGGGCCACGCACTATTCATGGTCCAAACGTTCGGAAATGAAACTCAAGCGTCCGAAGACAAACCGTTGATCCCGCAAGCGTTGAAACGGATCGTCCGCTTCAGCGTGCTTCCGTACGTGAAAGAGCTCTGCGTGATGCAATTCGGACGGGTCGATGCGAGCCTTGTATCTCAAATCGAGCAAGTGTTACTGGAATGCTTGACGGAAAATCCCGATCAACCCGCGATAACCGATCCATTGAGCGAGCCGGACGCGTGA
- a CDS encoding helicase-related protein, translating into MSTLYPFHQSINLHVEGRISTQDADRQRVWAEETLKRLANQPGMILADEVGTGKTFVALAVAVSTALANQGNRPVVVMVPSSLKEKWPGDFSLFCQACLPSEVAGGLRSKLVEKGVDFLKLLDDSPSERCSLIFMTHGAMSRGLDDPWVTLALIQRSLHRRRNIDDLKRAMGRNLGDLLRMKWLTNRDETIWSKLLQSPPTRWRRLLEGLVELTDDPVPEAITDVLPDLDLSFAFEAVQQIPIRRTKHYPEKVVKARQEIKSRLSEVWKECLAKFHDSLPLLILDEAHHLKNSGTRLASLFRSEDSQADAVAMQGALAGVFERMLFLTATPFQLGHGELCNVMDRFDGVNWTGPSAPSMGRDGYAVAKQTLRTSLDRAQETAVGLDHVWGKLREDDLVIGDDRYASVEQWWMAVQATDDLAPLTSDVKARFGQAKTRLKETESLLRPWVLRHMKLRSLPDYPDVPRRERRSGNAISLDSTTNDDTGIAVSGEALLPFLLASRASTCNPESRPVFAEGLASSYEAFLHTRNKEGERSVDEDDDDGVVIATTDDAATWYLDHLEKLIPRNRAAQTEHPKVDATVARVLDIWKRGEKAVVFCHYVQTGRALRRSISAALDAEIRRMGCEKLNCETTDVSAELNRIGNTFFDADRPLRQACDTEVMRLLSEFPSLKDDAESLLGIVRRNLRTPSFLVRFFPLGSELDAVQQIQHSFDAVDLSGISLRQIVIDFFSFLTNRCSDEQRRKYVDAVNRIQTGSHFGADVADANDVNEYEDDELQGDKAEQLLPNVRLVNGQTRSETRQRLMLTFNTPFYPEVLVASSVLSEGVDLHLNCRYMIHHDLCWNPSNLEQRTGRIDRIGAKAERAGQSIQVFLPFIAETQDEKMYRVVMDRERWFNVVMGEDYRIDAKTTDKLASRIPFPESAARELSFRLEA; encoded by the coding sequence ATGAGTACGCTCTATCCGTTCCATCAATCTATCAACTTGCATGTCGAAGGCCGTATCTCAACACAGGATGCTGATCGCCAACGCGTTTGGGCGGAGGAAACTCTGAAACGATTAGCGAATCAGCCGGGGATGATCCTGGCCGATGAAGTGGGTACGGGGAAAACGTTCGTCGCACTCGCTGTGGCCGTTTCGACAGCCTTGGCCAATCAAGGCAATCGGCCGGTCGTGGTGATGGTGCCTTCGTCGCTCAAGGAAAAGTGGCCGGGTGACTTTTCATTGTTTTGCCAAGCGTGTTTGCCGAGCGAGGTTGCGGGTGGACTGCGATCAAAATTGGTCGAGAAAGGCGTCGATTTTCTGAAACTACTTGATGACTCACCAAGCGAACGATGCTCGTTAATCTTCATGACTCACGGAGCGATGAGTCGGGGATTGGATGATCCCTGGGTGACGTTGGCATTGATACAAAGAAGCCTGCATCGCCGCCGAAACATCGACGACTTGAAGCGAGCGATGGGGCGAAACCTCGGTGACTTGCTGCGAATGAAATGGCTCACCAATCGCGATGAAACGATCTGGAGCAAGCTACTTCAATCACCGCCGACGCGTTGGCGCAGATTATTAGAAGGTTTGGTTGAGTTGACTGACGATCCGGTTCCCGAGGCCATTACAGATGTTCTGCCGGACTTGGATTTATCGTTTGCATTTGAAGCCGTGCAGCAAATCCCGATCCGCCGAACGAAGCACTACCCTGAAAAAGTGGTCAAAGCAAGACAGGAGATCAAGAGTCGTCTGAGTGAAGTATGGAAAGAGTGTCTGGCTAAGTTCCATGACAGCCTGCCGTTGCTGATCCTCGACGAAGCCCACCACCTGAAGAACTCTGGCACACGGTTGGCATCGCTATTTCGTAGTGAAGATTCGCAGGCCGACGCGGTCGCGATGCAGGGAGCATTGGCTGGCGTGTTTGAACGCATGCTCTTTCTGACCGCGACACCGTTTCAGCTCGGACACGGTGAGCTATGCAACGTGATGGATCGGTTCGATGGCGTGAATTGGACGGGGCCGTCTGCACCTTCGATGGGACGCGACGGATACGCAGTCGCCAAGCAAACGCTGCGAACGAGTTTGGATCGAGCTCAGGAAACCGCCGTTGGTTTGGATCATGTTTGGGGAAAACTTCGAGAAGATGACTTGGTTATCGGCGACGACCGTTACGCGAGCGTTGAGCAGTGGTGGATGGCGGTTCAAGCGACTGACGATCTGGCTCCGTTGACCAGCGATGTCAAAGCAAGATTTGGGCAAGCAAAAACACGATTGAAGGAAACTGAAAGCCTGCTTCGCCCCTGGGTCCTGCGGCACATGAAGCTGCGATCACTGCCGGACTACCCGGATGTGCCACGCCGCGAAAGACGCTCTGGCAACGCAATCTCGTTGGATTCAACAACCAACGACGACACGGGCATCGCTGTTTCAGGTGAAGCGTTGCTGCCGTTCCTGCTTGCCTCTCGTGCATCGACATGCAATCCGGAATCGCGTCCGGTATTTGCGGAAGGCTTGGCGTCGAGCTACGAAGCGTTCTTGCATACGCGAAACAAAGAGGGCGAACGCTCCGTTGATGAGGACGACGATGACGGCGTGGTGATTGCGACCACCGACGATGCAGCCACCTGGTATCTGGATCACTTGGAAAAGCTCATTCCGCGGAACCGCGCCGCCCAGACGGAGCATCCGAAAGTGGATGCAACCGTCGCCCGCGTTCTCGACATTTGGAAACGTGGCGAGAAGGCCGTTGTGTTTTGCCACTACGTACAGACGGGTCGGGCGCTGCGTCGTTCAATATCTGCTGCGCTCGACGCGGAAATTCGACGAATGGGCTGCGAAAAACTCAATTGCGAGACAACCGACGTGAGCGCCGAGCTGAATCGAATTGGCAACACATTTTTTGACGCTGACCGTCCGTTACGCCAAGCGTGTGATACCGAGGTCATGCGACTCCTCAGCGAATTCCCTTCATTGAAAGATGATGCGGAATCATTGCTTGGGATCGTTCGACGCAACTTGCGAACGCCGTCTTTCCTGGTTCGTTTCTTCCCACTCGGTAGCGAGCTTGATGCAGTGCAGCAGATTCAGCACTCATTCGATGCAGTCGACTTGTCCGGAATTTCTCTGCGGCAAATTGTGATCGACTTTTTCTCATTCTTAACCAATCGCTGCAGTGACGAACAACGACGCAAATACGTCGACGCGGTTAATCGAATCCAAACAGGATCGCATTTTGGGGCCGACGTCGCCGACGCAAATGACGTCAATGAATACGAGGACGATGAATTGCAAGGCGACAAGGCAGAGCAGCTACTACCCAACGTTCGGTTAGTCAATGGACAGACGCGGTCGGAAACTCGCCAACGCCTGATGCTGACCTTCAACACGCCGTTCTATCCGGAGGTACTCGTGGCCAGCAGTGTGTTGTCCGAAGGAGTCGACCTACATTTGAATTGCCGATACATGATTCACCACGACCTGTGCTGGAACCCCAGCAATTTAGAACAGCGCACCGGCCGGATCGACCGAATCGGAGCGAAGGCGGAAAGAGCAGGGCAATCTATCCAGGTCTTCCTGCCGTTCATCGCAGAAACACAAGACGAAAAGATGTATCGAGTTGTGATGGATCGCGAGCGATGGTTCAACGTTGTGATGGGCGAAGACTACCGCATTGATGCGAAGACAACAGACAAGTTGGCTAGTCGCATTCCCTTTCCAGAGTCAGCCGCTCGCGAGCTTTCCTTCCGACTTGAAGCCTAG
- a CDS encoding recombinase family protein — MNNWWEIGVPDPDSPTLVRAVAYYRHSAQDRQENSIPIQQDQVRAWAREHGVEIIREFCDAGRSGLNSEGRPAFTEMMEEWIAKRTDFEYVLCLDVSRWGRFQDIDLSAQFSAICKKNKKQVIYTTIGKPKENDPLYPVYVQFERFRAAQYSRELSDKVWRGCVKIAEQGYLAGGKPPYGLSRLLLDEKREPLHVLEAGQHKGIQNQRVTLTEGPPEQVAVIQRIFDEFVVRGWSEFKIAEGLNDDGIPSPSNGRWGAGSVLARLRNEKYAGTMVYNRTSGKLKTPSVPNPIEEWVRTTDAFTGVIEFDLFIRAQEIFEKRRQRYDPDYMLRMLDALYRSRGMVRPGLIRLDENLPSTCAYTREFGSLDQAFQKLFDGERDKARSAVHEQILGHVPETQAYSDFLVLDQKLTVSIQPAVPMPHGYETYWPIRRDPRPVIDMTLGVLLSEPADFNILGFIALPRFGSDSKPMRYTSSSIRTELFGRTDLQFLQQLL, encoded by the coding sequence GTGAATAATTGGTGGGAGATCGGTGTGCCCGATCCGGATTCGCCGACGCTCGTTCGAGCGGTGGCGTACTACCGGCATTCGGCGCAAGACCGACAAGAGAACTCGATCCCGATTCAACAGGATCAGGTTCGTGCGTGGGCACGGGAACACGGCGTCGAAATCATCCGCGAGTTCTGCGACGCCGGACGATCGGGGCTGAACTCCGAAGGACGGCCGGCGTTCACAGAGATGATGGAGGAATGGATCGCCAAACGTACCGACTTTGAATACGTTCTGTGTTTGGACGTATCGCGGTGGGGCCGGTTTCAAGACATCGACTTGTCGGCCCAGTTCTCGGCGATCTGCAAGAAGAACAAGAAGCAGGTCATCTACACGACGATCGGCAAGCCGAAAGAGAATGATCCGCTTTATCCGGTCTACGTCCAGTTCGAGCGGTTTCGGGCCGCCCAATACAGTCGCGAATTGAGCGACAAGGTTTGGCGGGGATGCGTGAAAATCGCCGAGCAAGGGTATCTCGCCGGCGGCAAGCCACCTTATGGCTTGTCGCGGTTGTTGCTCGACGAGAAACGTGAACCGCTGCATGTATTGGAAGCCGGCCAACACAAGGGTATCCAAAACCAGCGAGTAACGCTGACCGAAGGGCCGCCGGAACAGGTTGCCGTGATTCAGAGGATCTTTGACGAGTTCGTTGTACGTGGCTGGTCGGAGTTCAAGATCGCCGAGGGACTCAACGACGACGGAATTCCCTCGCCAAGCAACGGACGCTGGGGCGCAGGCAGCGTGCTCGCGCGGCTACGCAATGAGAAGTACGCCGGGACGATGGTTTACAACCGGACGTCTGGCAAGCTTAAAACGCCGAGCGTGCCCAACCCGATCGAAGAATGGGTTCGGACGACTGATGCGTTCACCGGAGTCATTGAGTTCGATCTGTTCATCCGAGCCCAAGAGATCTTTGAGAAACGCAGGCAGCGTTACGATCCGGACTACATGCTACGGATGCTCGATGCCTTGTATCGGTCTCGCGGGATGGTGCGACCAGGATTGATCCGGTTGGATGAGAACCTTCCCTCGACCTGTGCGTACACTCGCGAGTTTGGATCCCTCGATCAAGCGTTTCAAAAACTGTTTGATGGCGAACGCGACAAGGCACGTTCGGCGGTTCACGAACAGATTCTTGGACATGTCCCCGAGACGCAGGCCTATTCCGACTTCTTGGTACTCGACCAGAAGCTGACCGTTTCGATTCAACCGGCTGTGCCAATGCCACACGGTTACGAGACGTACTGGCCCATCCGCCGTGACCCGCGCCCTGTCATCGACATGACGCTTGGCGTCCTTCTTTCCGAACCGGCCGACTTCAACATCCTCGGGTTCATTGCGCTGCCGCGGTTCGGCTCGGACTCCAAACCGATGCGCTACACCAGCTCTTCCATCCGCACCGAACTGTTCGGCCGGACGGATCTTCAATTCCTTCAACAACTTCTCTAA
- a CDS encoding 5-methylcytosine restriction system specificity protein McrC encodes MTQTLAAPPRPRSSTDIVCDEAGTANPRHWEGPVSEIGSDYNAILSHAQNKTIRIVEHTNRIEIRGRDRVGVIELPSGRRILLSTKIPGVILLDWLVYLQEFPDLQLWASGGSVQQSDSWQTVLARLFLRELEIVTRCHLRKGFVQMSVDSPHVRGRILAGRLSQRMWRLPAIPQVVRSRSLDTPANQMLAAALDQLVLFQSDLGPDEVRLFQQLRNEWSAVSRESVDRQTVIHTSLSAPPDGYRSALQLGRLLLTGATIDQTSGFGGHTFTLSLSRIWELALTRMCQDLSPQTGWNVTSRSKSVRLWDDALGTDDPYRSLIADTLLERESERWILDAKYKRGFGNEDRNDRFQMCAYALGFGAKRATLVYPFANDDQPTLRTLLSTTYGSAPVNIDAIALPMAEGPVSCKAGLEVQL; translated from the coding sequence GTGACTCAAACACTCGCCGCGCCGCCGAGGCCTCGTAGCTCAACCGACATCGTGTGCGATGAAGCCGGCACAGCGAACCCGCGCCATTGGGAAGGACCCGTCAGCGAGATCGGATCGGACTACAACGCGATTCTCTCGCATGCACAGAACAAAACGATACGAATCGTCGAACACACAAATAGGATTGAGATTCGAGGTCGTGACCGTGTCGGCGTGATTGAACTACCGAGTGGACGGCGGATACTGCTCAGCACCAAGATCCCTGGTGTCATATTGCTCGATTGGCTCGTCTATTTGCAAGAATTTCCTGACCTTCAGCTCTGGGCGTCGGGCGGCAGTGTTCAGCAGAGTGACAGTTGGCAAACGGTGCTCGCTCGGCTTTTCCTGCGAGAGCTTGAAATCGTCACACGTTGCCACCTGCGTAAAGGCTTCGTGCAAATGAGCGTCGACTCACCGCACGTTCGCGGACGCATCCTTGCCGGACGACTTTCGCAACGAATGTGGCGATTGCCAGCGATACCACAAGTCGTACGCAGCCGCAGTTTAGACACGCCGGCAAACCAGATGCTTGCCGCAGCGCTCGACCAACTCGTCCTTTTCCAGTCGGATCTCGGTCCAGACGAAGTTCGATTGTTCCAACAACTACGCAACGAGTGGTCCGCGGTTTCACGCGAGAGCGTCGATCGCCAAACCGTCATCCACACCAGTCTTTCCGCGCCGCCGGATGGATATCGTTCGGCACTGCAACTCGGAAGACTTCTGCTCACCGGAGCAACGATAGATCAAACCAGCGGCTTCGGCGGCCACACATTTACGCTCTCGCTATCGCGGATCTGGGAGCTAGCGCTCACTCGCATGTGCCAAGACCTATCGCCACAAACCGGATGGAATGTCACGTCACGTTCCAAATCCGTCCGACTCTGGGACGACGCACTCGGTACAGACGATCCCTACCGGTCCCTGATCGCCGACACGTTGCTAGAACGCGAAAGCGAACGTTGGATACTCGATGCAAAATACAAACGGGGCTTCGGCAACGAGGACCGCAACGACCGATTCCAAATGTGTGCCTACGCATTGGGCTTCGGTGCAAAGCGTGCGACCCTCGTCTACCCGTTTGCCAATGATGATCAGCCTACACTTCGCACTCTATTGTCGACCACCTATGGCAGTGCCCCCGTGAATATTGATGCGATCGCACTGCCGATGGCAGAAGGTCCAGTTTCGTGCAAGGCAGGTTTGGAAGTTCAACTGTAG
- a CDS encoding recombinase family protein, translating into MVDKLNVGLVPIGARAVAYYRCSADDGDRRALIMQHDRVRRWAAANDVEIIREFCDVGPAKVSADDRPALTEMVEDWISRRDDFDVVLCFDLSRLGRACDDSGDSLAVVCEENGKRIVVAGVA; encoded by the coding sequence GTGGTTGATAAATTGAATGTTGGCTTGGTGCCGATTGGCGCGCGAGCGGTGGCTTACTATCGCTGTTCGGCGGATGACGGAGATCGGCGGGCGTTGATAATGCAGCACGATCGCGTTCGCCGATGGGCGGCTGCGAACGACGTGGAGATCATTCGCGAGTTTTGCGATGTGGGGCCGGCGAAGGTTTCGGCAGATGATCGGCCTGCGCTGACGGAAATGGTCGAGGATTGGATCAGTCGGCGCGATGATTTTGATGTCGTCCTCTGTTTTGATTTGAGCCGACTTGGGCGAGCTTGCGACGATAGTGGTGACTCTCTTGCAGTTGTTTGCGAAGAAAACGGCAAGCGGATTGTTGTCGCTGGTGTCGCGTAA
- a CDS encoding ATP-binding protein, with protein MIDWATCTTDDLLQSIPPAEDDRWEFKSATLLEASSKNEFLKVLSKQVSAFANSGGGNLVFGLSDRKSVEPCEQTVGNQPMKDYLATMVEQSVEYPLRHFRIHRIPLTGDNTNSIFVIAVEDSPAAPHQAKSDKHYYYRIDGHTKPAPHFHVELLRQRETRAVLEILLVEYHVEKFLGTETGIVEILMVLHIRNVSFQSAASWGVLVEHTKQDDCWEIRTTGEHFDETRCFLGSPTPLLPQASTKLCIPLRGRAYDQSGALQAINKLWKSVGFSFRPVTQNHVGQPVRFGDWPDGIKTTVAMNEFERQISSVLPQD; from the coding sequence ATGATTGATTGGGCAACTTGCACGACCGATGATCTTCTGCAAAGCATTCCGCCAGCCGAAGACGATCGCTGGGAGTTCAAGAGTGCGACGTTGCTTGAGGCGTCAAGTAAGAACGAGTTTTTGAAAGTGTTATCAAAACAGGTTTCGGCATTTGCCAATTCGGGTGGCGGCAACCTCGTCTTTGGACTGAGCGACCGCAAGAGCGTTGAGCCATGCGAGCAAACAGTTGGCAATCAGCCAATGAAGGACTATCTCGCAACGATGGTCGAGCAATCGGTGGAATATCCGCTACGACATTTTAGGATACATCGAATTCCGCTTACTGGTGATAACACGAATTCCATCTTTGTCATTGCAGTTGAAGACAGCCCTGCGGCACCTCACCAGGCAAAGTCTGACAAGCACTACTACTACCGAATTGACGGGCACACGAAGCCAGCACCCCATTTCCACGTTGAATTGCTTCGGCAGAGAGAAACTCGCGCCGTCTTAGAAATTCTACTTGTCGAATATCATGTTGAAAAGTTTCTCGGAACAGAGACGGGTATTGTTGAAATCTTGATGGTGCTTCATATCCGCAATGTCTCGTTTCAATCTGCGGCGAGCTGGGGTGTGCTTGTTGAACACACAAAGCAAGATGACTGCTGGGAAATCCGTACCACTGGGGAGCATTTCGATGAGACTCGATGTTTTCTGGGTTCGCCCACACCATTGCTGCCACAAGCATCAACGAAACTATGCATTCCACTACGCGGACGAGCTTACGACCAGTCAGGTGCGTTGCAGGCGATCAATAAGTTGTGGAAAAGCGTTGGGTTTTCGTTTCGCCCGGTGACGCAAAATCATGTCGGTCAGCCAGTTCGATTTGGCGATTGGCCGGATGGAATCAAGACGACTGTTGCCATGAATGAGTTTGAGAGACAAATCAGTTCTGTGTTACCGCAAGATTGA